A genomic window from Pseudomonas leptonychotis includes:
- the ispH gene encoding 4-hydroxy-3-methylbut-2-enyl diphosphate reductase, which yields MHIKLANPRGFCAGVDRAIEIVNRALEVFGPPIYVRHEVVHNKFVVEDLRSRGAVFVEELDQIPDDVIVIFSAHGVSQAVRNEAERRGLKIFDATCPLVTKVHMEVVRYSREGRECILIGHEGHPEVEGTMGQYDASNGGSIYLVEDEADVAELQVRNPEALAFVTQTTLSMDDTSKVIDALRNKFPAIGGPRKDDICYATQNRQDAVKQLAAECDVLLVVGSPNSSNSNRLRELAERMGTPSYLIDGAEDLKREWFAGMTGIGITAGASAPEVLVQGVIQQLSEWGATGAQELLGRPENVTFSMPKELRMLPVS from the coding sequence ATGCATATCAAACTCGCCAACCCTCGCGGCTTCTGCGCCGGCGTAGATCGCGCCATTGAAATCGTCAATCGCGCGTTGGAAGTCTTCGGTCCGCCGATCTATGTGCGCCACGAAGTCGTCCATAACAAATTCGTGGTCGAAGACTTGCGCTCCCGTGGTGCGGTCTTCGTTGAAGAGCTGGATCAGATTCCGGACGACGTTATCGTCATCTTCAGCGCTCACGGCGTATCCCAGGCTGTGCGTAACGAAGCAGAGCGACGCGGCTTGAAAATATTCGACGCCACCTGCCCTTTGGTGACCAAGGTGCACATGGAAGTAGTGCGTTATAGCCGGGAAGGGCGCGAATGCATCCTGATCGGCCACGAGGGCCACCCAGAAGTCGAAGGCACCATGGGCCAATACGACGCCAGTAACGGTGGCAGTATCTACTTGGTTGAGGACGAGGCGGACGTTGCTGAGTTGCAGGTGCGCAACCCCGAAGCGCTGGCTTTTGTCACCCAAACTACCCTATCGATGGATGACACCAGCAAGGTCATCGACGCCTTGCGCAATAAGTTCCCTGCTATTGGCGGGCCGCGCAAAGACGACATTTGCTACGCCACCCAGAATCGTCAGGACGCGGTCAAACAACTTGCTGCTGAGTGCGATGTGCTGCTTGTCGTCGGTAGCCCCAACAGCTCCAACTCCAACCGCCTGCGTGAGCTGGCTGAACGCATGGGTACCCCGTCCTACCTGATTGATGGGGCAGAGGATCTCAAGCGGGAGTGGTTTGCAGGCATGACCGGTATCGGCATCACCGCCGGCGCATCTGCGCCGGAAGTGTTGGTACAAGGCGTTATTCAGCAGCTCAGCGAGTGGGGCGCAACAGGCGCGCAAGAACTGCTGGGGCGGCCGGAGAACGTGACGTTTTCGATGCCCAAGGAGTTGCGGATGCTACCTGTTTCATAA
- the fkpB gene encoding FKBP-type peptidyl-prolyl cis-trans isomerase, producing the protein MSEPLIQELRIGPDKQVTLHFALKLDNGDVVDSTFDKKPATFKVGDGNLLPGFEQAIYGLKAGDKRSLSISPEQGFGQGNPQNIQVMPRSQFQEMELSEGLLVIFNDAANAELPGVVKAFDDSQVTIDFNHPLAGKALSFDVEIIEVKAL; encoded by the coding sequence ATGAGTGAACCTCTCATTCAAGAACTGCGAATTGGCCCGGACAAGCAAGTGACCCTGCATTTCGCCCTTAAGCTGGATAACGGCGATGTGGTCGACAGCACCTTCGATAAAAAGCCGGCCACTTTTAAGGTGGGTGATGGCAACTTGCTGCCAGGTTTTGAACAGGCCATTTACGGATTAAAGGCGGGTGACAAACGCAGCCTGTCGATCAGTCCGGAGCAGGGGTTTGGCCAGGGCAACCCGCAGAATATCCAGGTCATGCCGCGCAGCCAGTTTCAGGAGATGGAGCTGTCTGAAGGCCTGCTGGTGATTTTCAATGATGCTGCCAATGCTGAGCTACCCGGTGTGGTCAAAGCCTTTGACGACAGCCAGGTGACCATTGACTTCAATCACCCGCTAGCCGGCAAGGCGCTGAGCTTCGATGTGGAAATTATTGAGGTTAAAGCGCTCTGA
- the lspA gene encoding signal peptidase II translates to MLNNGTPNASRFGRLAWLWLSLMVFVLDQASKFYFDNSLSMYQQIVIIPDYFSWTLAYNTGAAFSFLADAAGWQRWFFAAIAIAVSAVLVVWLKRLKPSETWLAVALALVLGGALGNLVDRVVFGHVVDFILLHWHQQWYFPAFNVADMAITGGAILLALDMFKGDKSGDKGHE, encoded by the coding sequence ATGCTTAATAACGGCACGCCTAACGCCAGCCGTTTCGGTCGCCTGGCTTGGTTGTGGCTGAGTTTGATGGTGTTTGTGCTTGATCAAGCCAGCAAGTTTTACTTCGACAATAGCCTGAGCATGTACCAGCAGATCGTGATCATCCCCGATTACTTCAGCTGGACCCTGGCCTATAACACCGGAGCTGCATTCAGCTTCTTAGCCGATGCCGCCGGCTGGCAGCGCTGGTTCTTCGCCGCGATTGCCATCGCCGTCAGCGCGGTGTTGGTGGTTTGGCTCAAGCGTCTTAAACCCAGCGAGACTTGGCTAGCAGTCGCCTTGGCGTTAGTGCTGGGCGGGGCACTGGGCAATTTGGTAGACCGCGTAGTATTTGGTCATGTGGTTGACTTCATCCTGCTGCATTGGCATCAGCAGTGGTATTTCCCCGCCTTCAACGTGGCGGACATGGCGATTACTGGCGGTGCGATCCTGCTGGCGCTGGATATGTTTAAAGGCGATAAATCCGGAGATAAAGGCCATGAGTGA
- the ileS gene encoding isoleucine--tRNA ligase: MTDYKATLNLPDTQFPMKAGLPQREPQILQRWNEIGLYQKLRAQGEGRPKFVLHDGPPYANGSIHIGHAVNKILKDIITRSKTLSGFDAPYVPGWDCHGLPIEHKVETTFGKNQPSDLTRERCRTYAGEQIEGQKADFVRLGVLGDWDNPYKTMAFANEAGEIRALAEMVKQGFVFKGLKPVNWCFDCGSALAEAEVEYQDKKSEAIDVAFVVEDADKLAAAFGLASLPKAASIVIWTTTPWTIPANQALNVHPEFTYALVDIGDRLLLLAEELVEGCLARYGLQGEVIATAQGAALELIRFRHPFYERFAPVYLAEYVELGAGTGVVHSAPAYGEDDFRSCKGYGMSNDDILSPVQSNGVYVSDLPFFGGQFIWKANPAIVAKLEEVGALLKHETIQHSYMHCWRHKTPLIYRATAQWFVGMDKQPNEGSTLRERALAAIEQTEFVPAWGQARLHSMIAGRPDWCISRQRNWGVPIPFFLHKESGELHPRTTELMEEVALRVEQQGIEAWFKLDAAELLGDEAVQYDKISDTLDVWFDSGTTHWHVMRGSHPMGHDNGPRADLYLEGSDQHRGWFHSSLLTGAAIDGHAPYKELLTHGFVVDENGRKMSKSMGNVVAPQEVNDSLGADILRLWVSSTDYSGEMAVSKVILQRSADSYRRIRNTARFLLSNLSGFDPAQHLLPVEDMLALDRWAVDRALLLQREVEEAYGSYRFWNVYQKVHNFCVQELGGFYLDIIKDRQYTTAADSVARRSCQTALFHIAEALVRWIAPVLSFTADELWQYLPGERNESVMLNGWYQGLSELPQDFELSREFWERVMAVKVAVNKEMENLRAAKAIGGNLQAEVTLYAEDSLVNDLNKLGNELRFVLITSTASLAPLSSAPSDAVETEVSGLKLKVLKSAHAKCARCWHHREDVGVKPAHPEICGRCVDNIEGAGEVRHYA; this comes from the coding sequence ATGACCGATTACAAAGCCACGTTGAACCTGCCTGATACCCAATTTCCGATGAAGGCGGGGCTGCCGCAGCGCGAGCCGCAAATTTTGCAGCGTTGGAACGAAATTGGCCTGTATCAGAAGCTGCGTGCGCAGGGCGAAGGCCGGCCGAAGTTCGTCCTGCACGACGGCCCGCCTTACGCCAACGGCAGCATTCACATCGGTCATGCGGTCAACAAGATCCTCAAAGACATCATCACCCGCTCCAAGACCCTGTCCGGTTTTGACGCGCCCTATGTGCCGGGCTGGGACTGCCATGGTCTCCCGATTGAGCACAAGGTCGAAACCACCTTTGGCAAAAACCAGCCGTCTGACCTGACTCGTGAGCGCTGCCGCACCTATGCCGGCGAGCAGATCGAAGGGCAGAAGGCTGACTTCGTGCGCCTTGGCGTGTTGGGCGATTGGGACAATCCCTACAAGACCATGGCGTTTGCCAACGAGGCGGGCGAAATCCGTGCGCTGGCCGAGATGGTCAAGCAAGGTTTTGTGTTCAAGGGGCTGAAGCCGGTCAACTGGTGTTTCGATTGCGGCTCAGCCCTGGCAGAGGCTGAGGTCGAATATCAAGACAAGAAGTCCGAAGCCATCGACGTGGCTTTTGTGGTTGAAGATGCTGACAAGCTAGCCGCCGCATTTGGTCTGGCTAGTTTGCCTAAAGCGGCCTCTATCGTGATCTGGACCACCACGCCCTGGACCATTCCGGCCAACCAGGCGCTTAACGTTCATCCTGAGTTCACGTACGCCCTTGTCGATATCGGCGATCGTTTGCTGCTGCTGGCTGAAGAATTAGTGGAAGGTTGCCTGGCCCGTTACGGCCTGCAGGGCGAAGTTATCGCGACGGCTCAAGGCGCAGCACTTGAGCTGATCCGCTTCCGCCATCCGTTTTACGAACGTTTCGCACCGGTATACCTGGCCGAGTACGTCGAATTGGGCGCTGGTACCGGCGTCGTGCATTCGGCGCCTGCGTACGGTGAGGACGACTTCCGTTCCTGCAAAGGCTACGGCATGAGCAATGACGACATTCTCAGCCCGGTGCAGAGCAATGGTGTGTATGTCAGCGATCTGCCGTTTTTTGGCGGCCAGTTTATCTGGAAGGCCAACCCGGCCATCGTTGCCAAGCTCGAAGAAGTCGGCGCGCTGCTCAAACACGAAACCATCCAGCACAGCTATATGCACTGCTGGCGGCACAAAACGCCGCTGATCTACCGCGCCACCGCGCAGTGGTTCGTTGGCATGGATAAGCAGCCCAACGAAGGCAGCACCCTGCGCGAGCGTGCGCTGGCTGCCATCGAGCAGACCGAGTTTGTTCCCGCGTGGGGCCAGGCGCGCCTGCACAGCATGATCGCCGGACGCCCCGATTGGTGCATCTCGCGTCAGCGTAACTGGGGTGTGCCGATTCCGTTCTTCCTGCACAAGGAGAGCGGTGAACTGCACCCGCGTACCACCGAACTGATGGAAGAAGTCGCTCTGCGCGTTGAGCAGCAAGGCATCGAAGCCTGGTTCAAGCTGGACGCCGCCGAGTTGCTGGGTGACGAGGCGGTGCAGTACGACAAGATCAGCGACACCTTGGATGTTTGGTTTGATTCAGGCACCACCCACTGGCACGTCATGCGCGGTTCGCATCCGATGGGGCACGACAACGGTCCACGTGCAGATTTGTACCTGGAAGGTTCTGACCAGCATCGCGGTTGGTTCCACTCCTCGCTGCTTACGGGAGCGGCGATCGACGGTCATGCGCCCTACAAAGAGCTGCTGACCCACGGTTTTGTGGTCGATGAGAACGGCCGCAAGATGTCCAAGTCGATGGGCAACGTGGTTGCGCCGCAGGAAGTAAATGACAGCCTGGGCGCCGACATTTTACGTCTATGGGTATCGTCTACCGATTACTCCGGCGAGATGGCTGTGTCCAAAGTCATCCTGCAGCGCAGCGCTGACTCTTACCGGCGTATCCGCAATACCGCACGCTTCTTGCTCTCCAATCTCAGCGGTTTCGACCCGGCGCAGCACCTGCTGCCGGTTGAAGACATGTTGGCGTTGGACCGTTGGGCCGTCGACCGCGCGCTGTTGCTACAGCGCGAAGTAGAAGAGGCCTACGGCAGCTACCGCTTCTGGAACGTTTACCAGAAAGTGCACAACTTCTGCGTGCAAGAGCTGGGCGGTTTCTACCTCGACATCATCAAAGATCGTCAGTACACCACTGCGGCGGACAGCGTGGCGCGTCGCTCCTGCCAAACGGCGCTGTTCCATATCGCCGAAGCGCTGGTGCGCTGGATTGCGCCGGTGCTGTCGTTTACCGCCGACGAGCTATGGCAGTACTTGCCGGGCGAGCGCAATGAATCGGTGATGCTCAATGGCTGGTATCAGGGCCTGAGCGAGCTACCACAGGACTTCGAACTGAGCCGCGAGTTCTGGGAGCGGGTCATGGCGGTCAAGGTCGCGGTGAACAAGGAAATGGAGAATCTGCGTGCGGCCAAAGCTATCGGCGGCAACTTGCAAGCCGAAGTGACGCTCTACGCGGAAGACAGCCTGGTCAATGATCTGAACAAGCTCGGTAACGAGTTGCGCTTTGTGCTGATCACCTCCACGGCGAGCCTAGCGCCGCTGAGCAGTGCGCCGAGTGATGCTGTAGAAACAGAGGTGTCGGGGCTCAAGTTGAAGGTGCTCAAATCCGCTCACGCCAAGTGTGCGCGCTGCTGGCATCACCGTGAGGATGTCGGCGTGAAGCCGGCGCACCCGGAAATTTGCGGCCGCTGTGTAGACAACATCGAAGGCGCGGGCGAGGTTCGTCACTATGCTTAA
- the ribF gene encoding bifunctional riboflavin kinase/FAD synthetase has translation MQLVRGLHNLRPQHRGCVATIGNFDGVHRGHQAILARLRERSAELGVPSCVLIFEPQPREFFAPDTAPARLTRLRDKLALLAAEGVDRVLCLSFNRRLRELSAAEFVHRVLVEGLGVQHLEVGDDFRFGCDRAGDFAFLADAGEREGFSVEAASTVELDGIRVSSTRVRQALDAADFALAQHLLGRPFQIAGRVLHGQKLGRQLNAPTANVQLKRKRVPLRGVYLVSTEIDGQTWPGVANIGVRPSVAGDGSAHLEVHVLDFAGDLYGRRLTVAFHHKLRDEQRFASLEALKTAIAADIAAARAHWRT, from the coding sequence ATGCAGCTGGTTCGAGGCCTACACAACTTGCGGCCCCAGCATCGGGGCTGTGTCGCCACCATCGGTAATTTCGACGGCGTCCATCGTGGTCATCAGGCCATTCTGGCGCGTTTACGTGAGCGCTCCGCCGAGCTTGGGGTGCCCAGCTGCGTATTGATTTTCGAGCCGCAGCCGCGCGAGTTCTTTGCTCCCGATACGGCCCCTGCGCGACTAACACGATTGCGTGACAAGCTGGCGCTGCTGGCAGCCGAAGGTGTTGATCGAGTGCTGTGTCTGAGTTTCAACCGCCGCCTGCGCGAGCTGAGCGCCGCTGAGTTTGTGCATCGTGTGCTGGTGGAAGGCTTGGGTGTACAGCATTTAGAAGTGGGTGATGACTTTCGTTTTGGCTGTGATCGCGCTGGCGATTTCGCTTTCCTTGCTGATGCAGGTGAGCGTGAAGGCTTCAGCGTTGAGGCGGCCAGTACGGTTGAGCTGGACGGTATTCGCGTCAGCAGTACGCGTGTGCGTCAAGCCTTGGATGCGGCTGATTTCGCCCTGGCGCAACACCTGCTAGGCCGCCCCTTCCAGATCGCCGGGCGGGTGTTGCATGGGCAGAAACTGGGCCGTCAGCTGAATGCGCCGACCGCCAACGTGCAGCTCAAGCGCAAGCGAGTGCCGCTGCGCGGGGTTTATCTGGTCAGTACTGAGATCGATGGTCAGACCTGGCCAGGGGTCGCCAACATTGGTGTGCGTCCCAGTGTTGCAGGTGATGGCAGTGCCCACCTGGAAGTGCATGTGTTGGATTTTGCCGGTGATTTATATGGCCGGCGTTTGACGGTGGCTTTCCACCACAAGCTGCGCGATGAGCAGCGTTTCGCCTCGCTTGAGGCACTGAAGACGGCCATTGCTGCCGATATTGCCGCCGCCCGTGCCCATTGGCGCACTTAA
- the murJ gene encoding murein biosynthesis integral membrane protein MurJ: MNLLKSLAAVSSMTMLSRVLGFVRDTIIARTFGAGVASDAFVVAFKLPNLLRRIFAEGAFSQAFVPILAEYKTQQGEEAARTFLAYVAGLLTLVLALVTCLGILAAPWIVWASAPGFADEVERFELTTDLLRVTFPYILLISLSSLAGAVLNTWNRFSVPAFVPTLLNVSMIVFALFLTPYFDPPIMALGWAVLVGGLLQLLFQLPHLHKIGMLVLPRLNLKDTGVWRVVKQMGPAIFGVSVSQISLIINTVFASFLVAGSVSWMYYADRLMELPAGVLGVALGTILLPALSKTHSGASHEDYSKLLDWGLRLCLVLALPSAVALAIISEPLIASLFQYGKFSAGDTLMTQRALVAYSFGLVGIILVKILAPAFYAQQNIKTPVRIGLVTLLATQLMNLLFVFVIPLAHAGLALAIGLAACLNAALLYWQLRKRGMFTPQPGWALFSGKLLLALLAMAAALLLTMQQLPTWADGSMLWRLLRLGGLVGAGLLAYFAVLALLGFRVRDFARRSAL; encoded by the coding sequence ATGAATTTGCTCAAGTCGTTGGCCGCTGTCAGTTCCATGACCATGCTTTCGCGTGTATTGGGCTTTGTGCGCGACACCATTATTGCTCGCACCTTCGGTGCTGGCGTGGCCTCGGACGCCTTTGTGGTGGCGTTCAAGCTGCCTAATCTATTGCGCCGTATTTTTGCCGAGGGGGCTTTTTCACAGGCCTTCGTGCCTATTTTGGCGGAATACAAAACCCAGCAAGGTGAGGAGGCTGCGCGAACCTTTCTCGCTTATGTAGCGGGGTTGCTGACGCTGGTGCTGGCACTGGTCACTTGCCTCGGTATTTTGGCGGCGCCTTGGATTGTGTGGGCCTCAGCGCCAGGTTTTGCTGATGAGGTTGAGCGCTTTGAGTTGACCACTGACCTGCTGCGCGTGACGTTCCCCTACATCTTGCTGATCTCGCTATCGTCATTGGCCGGGGCGGTGCTCAATACCTGGAACCGCTTCTCGGTGCCTGCGTTTGTGCCGACCTTGCTGAATGTCAGCATGATCGTCTTCGCTTTATTTCTGACGCCGTATTTTGACCCGCCGATCATGGCGCTGGGATGGGCAGTATTGGTGGGCGGGCTGCTGCAGCTGCTATTTCAGCTGCCTCATCTACATAAGATCGGCATGTTGGTGTTGCCGCGCCTGAACCTGAAAGACACAGGCGTGTGGCGGGTGGTCAAGCAGATGGGGCCGGCGATTTTCGGGGTGTCGGTCAGCCAGATCTCGCTGATCATCAATACTGTTTTCGCGTCTTTTCTGGTCGCAGGCTCAGTGTCCTGGATGTATTACGCCGACCGCCTGATGGAGCTGCCAGCGGGTGTGCTCGGCGTTGCGCTGGGGACAATCTTGCTACCGGCTTTATCGAAAACCCACTCGGGAGCCAGTCATGAGGATTATTCCAAGCTGCTCGACTGGGGCTTGCGCCTATGTTTGGTGCTGGCGCTGCCTAGCGCGGTGGCATTAGCAATTATTTCCGAGCCACTGATCGCCTCGTTGTTTCAGTACGGCAAGTTCAGCGCGGGCGATACGCTGATGACCCAGCGTGCGCTGGTAGCGTATTCATTCGGCCTGGTTGGCATCATCCTGGTGAAAATCCTCGCTCCAGCGTTTTATGCTCAGCAGAACATCAAAACGCCCGTGCGCATTGGTCTGGTGACGTTGCTGGCAACGCAGCTCATGAATCTGTTGTTTGTCTTCGTGATTCCGCTGGCGCATGCCGGTTTGGCTTTGGCGATTGGCCTGGCTGCCTGCCTGAATGCGGCGTTGCTGTATTGGCAGTTGCGCAAGCGCGGCATGTTTACGCCGCAGCCAGGCTGGGCGTTGTTTAGCGGTAAGTTGCTGCTGGCCTTGCTGGCGATGGCGGCGGCGTTGCTGCTGACCATGCAGCAGCTGCCTACCTGGGCGGACGGCAGCATGCTCTGGCGCTTGTTGCGTTTGGGCGGCTTGGTCGGGGCGGGGTTGCTGGCTTATTTCGCCGTACTGGCACTGCTGGGTTTTCGAGTGCGTGATTTTGCCCGGCGCAGCGCGCTCTGA
- the rpsT gene encoding 30S ribosomal protein S20 encodes MANTPSAKKRAKQAEKRRSHNASQRSMVRTYIKNVVKAIEAKDVALATTAYTLAVPVIDRMADKGIIHKNKAARHKSRLNGHIKALGEAAAA; translated from the coding sequence GTGGCCAATACACCTTCTGCCAAAAAACGCGCAAAACAGGCTGAGAAGCGTCGTAGCCATAACGCCAGCCAGCGCTCGATGGTCCGTACTTACATCAAGAACGTAGTCAAGGCTATCGAAGCCAAAGATGTCGCTCTTGCCACAACCGCTTACACCCTGGCTGTGCCGGTAATCGACCGCATGGCCGATAAAGGCATCATCCACAAGAACAAAGCAGCGCGCCATAAGAGCCGCCTGAATGGCCACATCAAGGCCCTCGGCGAAGCTGCAGCAGCCTAA
- a CDS encoding CreA family protein: MRIVKILLGALMVVPVFAMAESIGEVSTVFKLMGPNDKIVVEAFDDPKVAGVTCYLSRAKTGGVKGGLGLAEDRAEASIACRQVGPISFLEKLKEGEEVFRERTSLVFKTMQVVRFFDQKRNTLVYLVYSDRVIEGSPQNAVTAIPILPWPEKP; encoded by the coding sequence ATGCGGATAGTAAAAATATTGCTTGGGGCGCTGATGGTGGTGCCCGTCTTTGCGATGGCGGAATCGATTGGTGAGGTGTCGACGGTCTTCAAGCTCATGGGGCCGAACGACAAGATTGTGGTTGAGGCGTTTGATGACCCGAAGGTGGCTGGGGTGACCTGTTATCTGTCGCGGGCTAAGACCGGTGGCGTAAAAGGTGGCTTGGGCTTGGCAGAGGACCGCGCTGAGGCGTCGATTGCTTGCCGGCAGGTCGGGCCGATCAGCTTCTTGGAAAAGCTCAAGGAGGGCGAAGAGGTCTTTCGTGAGCGCACCTCGCTGGTGTTTAAAACCATGCAGGTGGTGCGTTTCTTCGATCAAAAGCGCAACACATTGGTTTATCTGGTGTACAGCGATCGGGTGATAGAAGGCAGTCCGCAGAATGCGGTGACAGCCATCCCCATTTTGCCTTGGCCGGAAAAGCCATAA
- the proB gene encoding glutamate 5-kinase, translating into MRDKVTSAQRWVVKIGSALLTADGRGLDRTAMAVWVKQMVALREQGVELVLVSSGAVAAGMSKLGWTARPSAMHELQAAAAVGQMVLIQAWESSFAEHARGTAQILLTHDDLSDRKRYLNARSTLRTLVDLDVVPVINENDTVVTDEIRFGDNDTLAALVANLVEADLLVILTDRDGMYNADPRHNPDAELIYEARADDPALDAVAGGVGGALGRGGMQTKLRAARLAARSGAHTVIVGGAIEQVLARLKAGERLGTLLAPERGMLAARKQWLAGHLQTRGTLVLDEGAVKALATGTKSLLPVGVKSLQGNFRRGEMVVCVAPNGREVARGLANYSALEAHKIIGRSSDAIESLLGYVDEPELVHRDNLILV; encoded by the coding sequence ATGCGTGACAAGGTAACCAGCGCGCAGCGCTGGGTCGTAAAGATTGGCAGTGCGTTGCTGACGGCTGATGGTCGCGGCCTGGATCGTACGGCTATGGCGGTGTGGGTCAAGCAAATGGTCGCGCTGCGTGAGCAGGGCGTTGAGCTGGTGCTGGTGTCTTCCGGGGCTGTGGCGGCGGGCATGAGTAAGCTGGGCTGGACGGCGCGTCCAAGTGCGATGCATGAGCTGCAGGCGGCGGCGGCCGTTGGTCAGATGGTGTTGATTCAGGCGTGGGAGTCGAGTTTTGCTGAGCATGCTCGGGGTACTGCGCAGATTCTCCTGACCCATGATGATTTGTCTGACCGCAAGCGCTACCTGAATGCGCGTAGCACGCTGCGAACGCTGGTGGATCTGGATGTGGTCCCGGTGATCAATGAGAACGACACCGTGGTCACTGATGAGATTCGTTTTGGTGACAACGACACCTTGGCGGCTCTGGTTGCGAACCTGGTAGAGGCGGATCTGTTGGTCATCCTCACCGACCGTGACGGCATGTATAACGCCGACCCGCGGCATAACCCCGATGCTGAGTTAATTTACGAGGCGCGCGCCGATGATCCTGCGTTGGATGCTGTAGCAGGTGGTGTTGGTGGCGCGCTAGGGCGCGGTGGTATGCAGACCAAGTTGCGTGCGGCGCGTTTGGCGGCGCGTTCTGGTGCGCATACCGTGATCGTCGGCGGTGCTATCGAGCAGGTCTTGGCGCGGCTTAAAGCGGGCGAGCGTCTCGGAACCTTGCTTGCGCCTGAGCGGGGCATGCTGGCTGCGCGCAAGCAGTGGTTGGCGGGGCACTTGCAAACTCGCGGCACGCTGGTGCTGGATGAGGGGGCGGTCAAGGCTCTGGCGACCGGTACAAAAAGTCTTTTGCCAGTTGGCGTTAAGTCGCTGCAGGGTAATTTTAGGCGTGGCGAGATGGTGGTGTGTGTGGCGCCGAATGGTCGCGAGGTGGCTCGCGGCTTGGCCAACTACAGTGCTCTTGAGGCGCATAAGATTATCGGTCGGTCGTCAGACGCCATCGAGAGTCTATTGGGCTATGTTGATGAGCCTGAGTTGGTGCATCGGGATAATTTGATTCTGGTCTGA
- the cgtA gene encoding Obg family GTPase CgtA yields MKFVDEVSISVKAGDGGNGMMSFRREKFIENGGPNGGDGGDGGSIYIEAFANLNTLVDYRYTRRFQAPNGDKGGSTDCTGAKGEDLILPVPVGTTIIDSNTQEVMGDLVKAGQRLLVAQGGWHGLGNTRFKSSTNRAPRQTTPGKPGDARDLKMELKVLADVGLLGLPNAGKSTFIRSVSAAKPKVADYPFTTLIPNLGVVSVDRYKSFVVADIPGLIEGASDGAGLGIRFLKHLARTRLLLHLVDMAPLDLTDPAESAATIVDELTKFSPSLAERERWLVLNKSDQILEEEQEARIAEIVARIEWKGPVYVVSALARQGTEQLCYDIMDFLEARAERIQENPEFAAELAELDTRIEDEARAQLQALDDKRTLRRTGVKAVSDVDEDDSFWDEEDEDDGPEIIYVRD; encoded by the coding sequence ATGAAATTCGTCGATGAAGTATCGATTTCTGTAAAGGCCGGTGACGGTGGCAACGGCATGATGAGCTTCCGCCGTGAGAAGTTCATCGAAAATGGTGGTCCTAACGGCGGTGATGGTGGTGACGGCGGCTCGATTTATATCGAAGCCTTTGCCAACCTCAATACCCTGGTGGATTACCGTTATACCCGCCGCTTCCAGGCGCCGAATGGCGACAAAGGCGGCAGCACCGATTGCACGGGTGCCAAGGGTGAGGATCTGATCCTGCCGGTGCCCGTCGGGACCACGATTATCGACTCGAACACCCAGGAAGTAATGGGTGATCTGGTCAAGGCGGGCCAGCGTTTGCTGGTGGCGCAAGGTGGTTGGCACGGTCTGGGTAATACCCGTTTCAAGTCCAGCACCAACCGTGCGCCGCGCCAGACGACCCCGGGTAAGCCGGGCGATGCGCGCGACCTTAAAATGGAGCTGAAGGTGCTGGCGGATGTTGGTCTGCTCGGTTTGCCGAATGCGGGCAAAAGTACCTTTATTCGTTCGGTCTCTGCGGCCAAGCCGAAGGTGGCGGACTATCCGTTTACGACCCTGATTCCGAACTTGGGTGTGGTCAGTGTCGATCGCTACAAGAGCTTTGTGGTCGCCGATATTCCGGGGCTGATCGAGGGCGCTTCCGATGGTGCCGGTCTGGGCATTCGTTTCCTCAAGCATTTGGCGCGTACCCGTTTGTTGCTGCACCTTGTTGATATGGCGCCACTGGACTTGACTGATCCTGCCGAGTCGGCAGCCACCATCGTCGATGAGCTGACCAAGTTCAGCCCGTCGCTGGCTGAGCGTGAGCGCTGGCTGGTGTTGAACAAGTCGGACCAGATACTCGAAGAAGAGCAGGAAGCGCGGATTGCCGAGATCGTTGCGCGAATTGAGTGGAAGGGCCCGGTTTATGTGGTTTCTGCCTTGGCGCGCCAGGGCACTGAACAGCTTTGTTATGACATCATGGATTTCCTTGAGGCGCGTGCTGAGCGCATCCAAGAGAACCCTGAGTTCGCGGCTGAGTTGGCTGAGTTGGATACGCGTATTGAAGATGAGGCGCGTGCTCAGTTGCAGGCGCTGGACGACAAGCGTACGTTGCGTCGTACTGGGGTCAAGGCGGTCAGTGACGTCGATGAAGACGACAGCTTCTGGGATGAAGAAGACGAAGATGATGGCCCGGAAATCATTTACGTCCGGGATTAA